DNA from Trichocoleus sp. FACHB-46:
AACCCTGGAGTTTGACCGAGCTGTTAGTAATGTAGTTGACTGGATCGGAGACAACGGCGGCTTCGAAGAAAACCTTTTGATTGTCACCGCTGACCACGACCATTACCTGACCCTGAATGAAAACTTTCCTGAACTCTTGCAAGCAAAGGGTGCAGAAGCCTTAACGTATGAGGAGCATACGCCTGAATCAGCCGGGCATTATTTCGGCTCTGACCCTAACATTAAATATGGTTGGGGATCCCACACGAACCGTCCCGTCCCGGTCTACTACCAAGGTGATGGCTCTGAAGTCCTTGATAGTCTAGTGAGGCAGGGTTATCAAGCTTATGGAGAACAGGTTCCAGGAATTGAAGGGCTTGTTGATCAAGTTCACATCTATCAAACCATGTATGCGGCGATTACTGAAGGAGCGGCCCCACTTCCTGCCCCTCCCATTCCCCAAGAGCAAGCCGAAGCTCTGCCAGCGCGTACCCCCCGATTTGCCAGAGCGGGTGGGGATGTCCTCGATATTGCCACTGATGAAATTGTGTTTGGTGGCAATGGCGCTGACTTGCTCGATGCGTCCGCAGGACAAGGAAGCAATCGAGTTTATGGCCGCAATGGTAATGACATCCTGATTGGCGGCTTTAACGATCGCCTCGCTGGAGACAACGGAGACGATATTTTGTTTGCTGGAACAGGCGGCAATACCTTGATTGGCGGTGAGGGTAGAGATCAGTTCTGGATCGCTTTTGGTAGCCTACCTAATTCTGGCAATCTGATTCGCGACTTTAGAGCAGGAACCGATGTCATTGGCATCTCTGGTCTATCTGGCGTGTCTGAGTTTGAAGACTTATCTCTCATCCAAACTGGTGCTGATACCCGGATTGTGGTCAGCGATTTCCCCTTGGCTGTTGCAGTTCTCACAGGAGTTCAAGCTAATACTCTGGCAAGTGAGAGTTTTGTCTTTGCCTAGTTCGCCATTGCGAAGATGAATGAGTTCAATCACCTCATCAGTAATGCTGATGAGGTGATTGAACCGTGAATTGCGGTTGGCTCAGCCTCAAAAGCCATCAATATTTGAATCGACGAGAGCGGTGAATTAATGCTCTAATTTCGTTTCTAACACCTCAGGATAAGGCAGTCCGCGTTAATTAGGATAACTATGGCTCCTCAAAATATTGTCATTTCACTAGATGGCGCAACGTTCTCCATTCTTAAGAACTATGTGGAGACAGAACAACTCAATCCCAATACAGGGCTTGGTCTGATTGCTAGAGAAGGTGTATTTGTTCCTAGCACTGTCGTGACACCTTCCTTGACAGCACCGAGTCATATTGCGATCGCAACGGGCTCAAGTGCTGCTCGAAATGATATTAATGCCAACTCCTTCCATCTTATTAAAAGCCCCTTCAACACCAATATCAGCGGCTTCGGTGCTCCTATCGGTGGCTATGATGGGTTGCACCCAGATGGAGCACACGAGGATGAAACTTTGACTGCTGAGCCCTTGTGGGTAAAGCTACGAGAAGCGGGTAAGAAAGTAGTTGCAGCGACATTCCCTGGTGCCGATGGAGCCACTATCCGCTTACCAGGAGTTGATCCTGCCCCTATCATCCAGTCCAGCGATATCCGAACGGTGGATTACACGGTCCCATTTGGTGCTTTTGGCGGCCTTGGTGCCAAAGGATTTAGCTTGGATGCAGCAGACTTCACGGTTGCTCCAGAAGCAGCTGCACAAGAGCTGGCACGGCTAGGGATGGCCTCATTCAGCGATGTCAAAGTTGCTGAGTTAGAAGACATTCCTGCTCAGGGACGAGGAAGCCTTACTGGAGGTAGCAGCAATGCCTATGACTTGCAAATTGCAGCGATTGATACCACAGACGACCGAGTGGTGAATTACAACCAAGCAGTTGTCTTCGATGCCAATCGTGGTATTGAACCAATGTCTAACGCCCCCTCAACCGGATCGGCCTTTCTCAATCCCTACAACCAAACGATTCGCCCATTCTTCTTTGAGGGCAGTAATAACGTGGTCGGTACCTCCTTTATTCTCACAAATCTGGCTACTGATCTCTCTACAGTTCGCCTCATCCGGACCTCTGCGAATTACATTCCCCGCCCCGCTGATAATCCAGCAGTGATTGCCGATGTGAACGACATCAATAACACAATTGGATTTTGGCGACCCCAGCCCGACTTCCGCATTGCTCAGCGTATCTCACCAGGGCTTGAAACCTTCCCGGATCTCGAATTAGAAGGTGCAGATGAAGCTTTAATTGACACCTTTGTGGAGTACCAGACAGATGTCTTGTTGCGAGGCATCCAGCAAAATCCTGATGCCGATTTGGTGTTGGGCTATCTAGAGCAACCCGACGGGGCTCAGCACCAATTCTTGTTGACGGACCCCCGCCAAGCCACAGACCCCAGTAACCCTAACTCTATTGGTGGGGGGCAAGATCCGGCTCAGGTTGATCGCTTCCAAGACTATGTTTTGCATGCTTATCAAGTTGCCAGTGATGCTGTACAGCGTGTGATTGACGCCGTGGGAGTCGATGAAGCTGGGGTGCCAAACAGCAACATCGTGATCACTTCTGACCACGGATTTGCGCCGTTCTATACTGCCGTCCATATGAATAACATTCTGGCCAACGCTGGGTTTGACTTGAATCAGGTCCGAGCAGTGACCAGTGGACCAGCGGTGAACATTTACATTAACCTGAAAGGGCGCGAACCAAACGGTACTGTTGAACCCAGCGAATACCAGGCACTGCAACAACAAGTTGTAAGCACGCTGACAGGCTTGCAGGATGAAAACTTCATCTATGCCTCAGAGGAAGACTTTGCTCTGTTCGACAAGATCTACCAACGCCCCATCCCTAGTAACCCCACGGCTCAGGATATTATCAACGCTACCAGCCAATTCATCGGCCAAGACACGGGCGATGGGTTTGCCCTTCTAAGCTTGGGCTACAACTTCGACGGGTTTCAGCCATCAGTCCAGCGCAAAGGCGATGAGGTGCCTCCAGGAGAGCAACAACCCATCTTCTCCGTACCCAGCTTTTATGGTGCACATGGGTATGACCCGAATCTTCCAGAGATGCAAGCCAGCTTTCTGGCAATTGGACCTGATTTTAATGCAAACGCGCTCTCTGACCTTGAAAGAGTTCGCAGCATTGATATTGCGCCCACAATTCTTGATTTGCTGGATGTAGAACCAGCGCCGACGGTAGAAGGGACATCAATCTTTAAACAAACAGGCTCGAATGATTTTGAAACAGCCCTTGAACGACTGGAAGATTATGTTCTGGGCATCGTCGATGATAATCCGCTGCTATTATCAGGCGTGAGAGATGAGATTATTGATACCTTTAATTTCCTAGGAGAGATTGATCCGACTGCCATAGAAAATATTCTCAACTTGGATGGCGATCGCCTCCTCAATGTTGTTGATGATTGGATCACTCTTGATCAAGTCATCAATGTTGCTAATCTCGCCACTTCCTTAGGACAAGGCAGCCTCCTCTTGGGTGAAGAGGCTATCAATGCAATCTCTGGCATCAGTGACCTGGAAGCCTCCACTGCGATTGAAGGGATGAATGCAAGAACCTCAAACTTTACCTTGGCTTAATTAGATTTTGGGTGGTGTTCTAGATCTGTTGGTAACTTTTCAGAAGCCAATACCCTAGATTAGTTTCGAGCATGGTGAGCCACAGGTCTAGAATACTAACAACTTGTTTAGCCAAATCGTCCTTCAATATAGTCACGGGTGCTAGGATGGCTGGCCTCCATGAAGATCCTTGCAGTAGGACCAAACTCTACTAGACGACCGATACGTGTTTCATCTGTCGTAAAGAATGCAGTGGAGTTGGAAATACGTGAGGCTTGCTGCATATTGTGAGTGACAATCACAATCGTTAAGTGCTGGCGCAAACTGCTGATCAATTCCTCGATCTTCATTGTGGCGATCGGATCGAGGGCGGAGCAAGGTTCATCCATCAGCAAAATTTTTGGCTGTACTGCTAAGGCTCTAGCAATACAAAGCCGCTGTTGCTGACCACCAGATAATCCTAAAGCGGATTTGTTGAGATTATCTTTGACCTCATCCCAGAGAGCCGCCCCTCGTAAAGCACCTTCAACAATTTCATCTAGCTTATCTCTGGAGGGTCGTCCCAGCAATTTCACGCCATAAGCTACATTTTCACAGATGCTCATGGTGAAAGGGTTGGGTTTTTGAAAGACCATGCCAATTTGCCGTCGTAGCTGGTTCAAATTGACACGAGAATGATAGATGTTTTGGCCAAAAAATTCGACACGACCTTTGACCTGAACTTTTCCTTCCAACTCAGCAATGCGATTCAACGCCTTAATAAAGGTTGATTTGCCACATCCGGAAGGGCCAATGATTGCTGTCACCTGTCTTGGAGGAATTGCGATCGTCACATCCTCCAAAACTTTATGATTGCCGTAAGCGAAGGTGAGACCAACCACATCAAAAGCAGGAATCAAAGGTTGTAGAACATTTTGAGAGGTAGGAAGGGTTTGGTGAGTGCTAGCATCTAGTGCAGGTTCAGGGAGATCAAACGACATAATTTAGCCAAGCTTCAGGCGACTACGGGTGAGAAAACGTGAGATTAGACTGGTAACTACCACAAGTAACAGCAACACCAACGAAGCTGTCCAAGCTAATTGGCTCCGTTCGGGGTAAGGCTCGTTGTAATAGTTGAAAATGAGTACTGATAGGGAGGGGGTAGGGCTTGTCAAACCTTCCAGCCAGTTTTGGCTGAACAAGGCTGTAAACAGAAGAGGAGCTGTTTCTCCTGCTGCACGAGCGATCGCAAGCAGAATACCCGTAGTAATGCCTGGCAAAGCTGAGGTGATAACAACGCGCCAGGTGGTTTGCAGTTGGCTACCTCCCAAAGCAGCAGAAGCTAAACGCTGAGACACAGGCACCAGCTTCAAAGCCTCTTCCGTGGTAAGCACCACAATGGGTAACATAATCACAGCTAGCGCAAATGCCCCCGCGATCGCAGAAAAGCTACGAGTGGTTAGGACAATAACCCCATACGCAAACACGCCCACGACAATGGAAGGCACACCGCTCAAAACTATCGTCATAAAGCGCACGATCTTGGCCCAAGCCACATCCGCCTTAAACTCTACTAAAAAGATTGCGGTCAAGATGCCAACTGGGATACTGAGCAAGGAAGCCAAGCCTACCATTGTCAAGGTGCCTAGAATGGCATGGGCAAATCCATTGGGCACATCTACAACTCCAGCAGGAGCGGGCAGCGATACTAGCATTTCCCACTTAAATGCAGGGACTCCTGCGGCCAGGATCTTGCCCAAAATTGCGAGTAGTGGCAGGAGCGCTAGTCCCGCTAAACTGAAGGCGATCGCACTCATCCCATAGCTAAAGAACACTCGACGCAGCGAGAGGGGGCAACTGAGTGTGTCTACAAAATCGGCTTCTGTAGAGGGTATAGGAGTGGGGACTGAATCCGTTGACATAAGAATTTATCGACGAGACTGACTGACTACTTGAATCATCAGCACCGCTGCAACATTGACGAGCAGCGTTAGCACAAACAGGATCAAGGCCAAGTACATCAAGGCTCCAACATGCAGTGCATCTAAGGCTTCAGCAAATTCATTGGCTAGAACCGCTGGAATGGTATAACCCAAATCTAGAAGAGAGAGGCTAATTTGAGGAGAATTACCAATTACCATCGTCACTGCCATCGTTTCGCCTAAAGCGCGTCCCAAAGCCAATGTAGCTGCACCTAAAATTCCAGACCCACTTGTAGGTAGCAGCGCACCCACAATCGTTTCCCACCGAGTTGCCCCTAAGGCCATTGAAGCACTGCGAAGCTCATCAGGAAGAGCTAGCAGCGCCTCTCGACTAATCGCTGCAATCGTGGGCAAGATCATGATGGCTAGGATGATCCCTGCCACCAATAAGCTGGGTCCAAAGGGTTCTGTGCTGAATAAGGGCAGCCACTTTAATAGTTGATAGAGCCACTGCTGAATAGGTTGGAGGAAGGGGATCAATACAAAGATTCCCCATAAACCCACAATGACGCTGGGAATAGCAGCTAACAACTCCAAAATAAAAGCAAAGGGCAATCGCACCCAAAGAGGCAAAAAATCTTCGCTCGTGACTAGAGCAACCGCAACGCCAATCGGTACTGCTAGCAAGAGGGCGATCGCAGAGCTGACCAGGGTGCCATAGATGTAGGGCAATGCTCCAAACACCAACTCACCCACATCCCAATCTTGACTCCACAGAAATCCAACGCCAAATCGCTGTATAGCGGGTTGTGCTTGCTGAAAGATAACCCAACCTATCCACAGTAAAGTAGAGACTGTTCCTAGGGCCAAAGCTCTGACTAACCAAGTGAAGCTTTGGTCGAGCCAAAAGTTTTGTCCCCGAGCAAGTTTGAGATCAGGAACAGTAGCTTCTGGATCTAGTAGCAGCGCTAAGGAAGGATTCGTAGCGGCCTTGAGGAACTTATCAACCGATTCAGCTGAGTCAGACATAGATGAAGAGATTGAGTCAAGCTAAGCCAAGAGAGGTTTATAGAAGAGATAGAGGACATCTCTCTTGAAGATGCCCTCACAGTAGTTGTAGTTGATGACAACTTGATTGCTTGAAGCGCAGTCTACTTCACATTGCTTTTAACTACAGCTCTAGCTCGATCAGCCACAGACTTAGGAATTCGGGTGTAGTCTAGATCATCATTGAGATCTTGGCCTTCTGTTAGAACCCACTCCACCATCTTTTTGACGGCCTCAGCTTTAGCAGGATCTGAATACTGCTTGTACACCATTAGCCAAGTAAGACCTGCGATCGGATAGCCATCCGCAGGGTCTCCTTCAAAGACGCGGAAGTTGTCGGGATACTTAACTGCCGCTAGCGCTTTGTTGGCTGTTTCTAACGAGGGAGAAACAAACGCTCCCTGCTTATTCTGCACTTGGGCCGTTTGCAGCTTGTTTTGCTTGGCGTAAGCGTACTCAACATAGCCAATGCCACCAGTGGTCCGAGCGACTTGAGCGGCAACTCCAGGATTGCCCTTACCTTTGATGGGATTGGTGGTCCACTTTGGAGCTGTGCCGACCCCCACCCGACCTTTGAAATAAGGATCGATCGCACTCAAGTGATTGGTGAAGATAAAAGTTGTACCACTACCATCTGCCCGCACAACACTTTTAATTGGCTGATCAGGTAGCTTGGCACCGGGGTTGTCAGCAGCAATTTTAGGGTCATTCCAACGAGTAATTTGGCCTGAAAAAATTGCTGGTAGAACCTTACGAGAAAGCTTCAGGTTATTAACACCAGGGAGGTTATAAACAACTGCAACTGCACCGCCTGCTGTAGGAACCAACAGCACACCATTTTTTACCTCTGCCATTTGGGCATCGGTCATGGCTGCATCGCTACCACCAAAGTCAACCGTGCCAGCAATGACTTGGCGAACACCGCCACCACTACCAATGGCTTGGTAGTTAATTTGCATGTCAGGATACTTCTTTTTGATTTCGGCAGCGTACCGCTCGTAAAGCGGGGCGGGAAAAGTAGCACCTGCGCCGTTTAAGGTTAATGCTTGGGCGATCGCAGTCGAAAGCGGGCCAAATGTAAGAGAAACCGTTGCAACTGAGGCAACAACTGTACGACGAAAAGCGGTCGTAAAAACAACCATATTTGCCTTGTCCTCAATCAGGAAATATCAGCAGCGATCGGTGCTTGGTCAACCACTGATAACCGTACAATTTGACCAGTTAAGTTTAAGTAAATGGATAGATAAGAGTAAGTTAAATTTGGTTGAAAAACTGTTTAATCTTCAGATTTTTGGCTATTTTTCAACTCAATTCTTAACCTTCTTAATTAAATTCATTGATATACTTTTCGATAAGATTTTCTGAGCTATCAAATAAACCTCAACTTCTGCAAGCACCAGAGGAGGGGAGCTACCGCACCGAATAGTTACTTTAATTTCTTAGACTTTGAACAAATAACTACATACTTTGCACAATCAAGTGAGTGAAGCACAACTCTTAAAAGCACTTCAGAAAATCCTAATTTAATTCCTAGCTAAGCTTGCTTTAACCAAAGATAGAATTTTGAGTTAGTTTTGAATTTATTTAGCTCAAAAATTCTCTGGTCTCTTCAGTAATTAGTAGTTACCCTAAGTCCATGATCCAAGCTTATACCAACAAAAACCTCTCTGATTCTTTGCGAGTTTTGGTTCGACCAATGTTGTTGATCTCTCTTGGTCTACATGGGCTACTTTTGTTAATCCCTACAGCTGCCAACCATAAGGCTACCGCTCCAAAATCTGAAAAAACTGTCAAAATTACTCAGCTGTCCCCTACAACGAAACCTTCGAGTATCAAGCCAACCGCTAAAAAACCTGTACCGCAAACTCTGGCAACTATGCCAAAAGCAGTGCGTCTACCGATCGCTCGCACAGCCCAATCCCAACCGATCATTCCAGCTATTGCTAAACCACTACCGCTTGAACGGGTTCAAGCGGTAGTGGCTGACCCCACGCCTATTACTTCTAGCCCTACGCCTGCACCTACGGAGACAACCGCACCCACAGATACAGAGGCACTCGCACCCACCGCTACCAACCCGTTAGAGGATTTTCCACACTTTCCAGGCGCTAAGGCTGGCTGTCTCGATATTCCTTCTTGCTTTCAGACAGGTAATCCTCTCGCTAAAGTAGCGGCTTATTTTGAAAAAGAGCTGCCAGCCAAACAGTATGAGCAGCGCTTAGAAATAGACGAAACAGATCGAAAAGTTTATCAATTCTCGCGAGCAGGTTTGACCCAGTATCTCAGCTTGATTGAGATTGAGGGAACTGGAACTGTCTATGTTCTCGCCGATGCGCCCCGCACTTTAGACGAGCTGAAAAAAGCTGTAGAAGTTCCGGTTGAGTTGGGCAATGTTTTAGCACAACTAGTTCCCGAAACTGGAGCGGCAGGCATTAATGGTGAGGACTTTGCTGACAGTATCAACGCCACTCCTAAGGATTTCACAGAGCCTGAAAGGTTTTATGAGAGTTTAGGTGGTGTTGATGCAGAAGGCTTTGAGATTACCCCAACTCCCAACTCAGAGATCTACGGCGATCTAAAGGTCGTCCGAGGGCAAACGCCTGAGCAAATTCTCGTCAGCACCATAACGCCTACTCTCCAAGGTAACGGTTTTACGGTTTCAGCCAATTCTTCAGGTGAGTATGGGGGAGGATTGCTTTATCAAATTCAGAAGGGTAAGTTCACGGGCTACCTGAATCTAGTACCAACCAAAGATGGCACTGGAACTATTGTCACCGTTTGGACTAGTTCTCCGATGTAACTAAGTTCTGAGTGACTCTGCTCAATGCTCCTAAACAATTTCTGAAACGATTTCTGGGAAGTTCTCAGGCGATCGCTTAACTCTCATCCACAGCTAGGGAAACGCGATCGCCTCCCACATCTCGCATGGTTGCTAGCAACTTTACTACCTGTTCGTAGGGTAACTTGCTATCTGCTTTCAGAATCACTGCTCCCTTAGGATTTTGCACCAAGTAGGCTTGCATCTGTTGCGCTAGTGCTGCTTCATTGGTTGGCTGGTCAGCGAGTAAGACTTGTCCTTGCCGATTCAAGCCCACTACCAGGGGATCAGGAGTATTTTGCAGTTCTGTACTGGTATTAGCACTGGGTAGAGTAATATTGACTGTTTTTTGATTGGTCAGCGTCATGGAGACAATAATAAAGAATGTCAGAACAGTCATGATCACATCCATCATGGGAAGCAGATTTAACTCTGGCATCTCAGCTCTGTTCTGACGAGACTTAAATCGCATCTTTTTCTGTGCCTAACTTGGTGTTTAACTTAGCTGAGTTAGTGTCCTTCAACTGAAACGACCGCATCGTTAGCGGTGGGGCGGGAGGCGATCGCATATTTTGGTGAAGTTTGGCTAGGTTGGTGCGGTTCATACCAAAACTGCCGATAAATCAGCTCTAGCCCACTGCCTGCTTCTGAGAAATAGTCCATCTGTTGAGCTTGTAAGGTCACAAATACCCGAAAGCAAGCCAGAGCCATGATCGCCACAATCATTCCAGTTGCTGTCGAAATTAACGCCTCGCCAATCCCCGCAGCGGCTTTTGTTGTATCTGCTGCGGTACCGCCAGTCCCAATGTTGAGGTTGGCAAAAGTTGTGATCAATCCTGTAACAGTTCCCAACAGACCCAGCAGCGGTGCTATGCCCACAACAGTCTCTAGGAGTTTGTCGCCCTTACGCATTTTGACAAACTCTTTGTCTCCAGCCGCTTCCATGGCTAAGTGAAATGTTTCAGGAGTGGGCTGGTTTAGTTTCAAGGGTGCTAGTAAGAAGCGACCAATCGATAGATCTTGAGCTTGGTGAGCGATCGTCATCGCCTTCTCTAGGTCGTAGCGAGCAGCTTCTAAAACATCATGGACAATGCGATCTTCTTGCCGCAGTAGTTTGAACCAAAACCAAGCTCGTTCTAGGGCACAGGCAACAGAGGCAACAGACAAACCTAAAAGGGGCCACATAACAGGACCTCCCACTAAGAATAAATCAAATACTTTAGCCATGATTTCTTTAGAAACAGCCAGCTTTTCAGTTCTTGACTGCAATCAATTCACCGTCTACAGAATACCTGAGCTATGTTCCCTACATAGTTAAGGCAGCGTAAGCAAAAAGATAACTTGCGGTTAAGTTCTATTCCTATAAACTTCTTCAGCAGTTATTAGATTACTTTTGGCAAACTTTATGATGGCAATTTCAAGTGTCAAATAGCTTAAAACCTTTAGTGAAGTTATGCACCTCCCAGGTGCGATCGTCCAGTTGACCCATTGCTTGAATACAAGTTGAAAATTGCTGCCACTTCTCCTGGGCATGTTGAAACTGTGGATCAAATCCGGTTACCTGACAGAAAGTTTCAAATCCGTTATCCCAGTAGAAGGTGCCAAGTGCTTTTCTAAGTTGATGAAATTGAGCAGGTTCCATAAGTGTCGCTGAAAAGGAATCAGAACTGCCCGCTTTACCTCGGTAGGGGAGAAAAAAGTACTGCCTGAATTCAGGCAATTTGATCAGCTTCAGTAAGCCCCAGCTTTCAGACAGAGTTAGCCAATCCTTCCATACATTTTTAACGGGTTGATCCCTTCGCTTGGGATAACGGATGCAGCGAGCAGTTCTACTTGTTCCACTATCTCAGAGAGCTAGAAGCAAAGTGCTGTGATCCACCATCCAGTGATCGCATCTTAGCAATCTTTTCCTTGAAGTAACCACCAGAACTAATGATCATCACTGCTTAGGGCGATCGCAAATCCTGTGATAACGCTCCTGTGCCTTTAGCGTCCAGCGCTGTTCTTGCCCTTGGAAGAGAATCGCGCAAATGAGAAGAATGTGGGGTTTAAGGACAACAAGGGCGATCGCAATATCCCACCCCTACGCATACCGGTAATCACCTGATCTAGCTCGAGATGTTGTAGATGGGTTGAAGCCAAGTATAGCAGTCGTTGTAGCGCTTGGTTCGACCGCGATTGTCGGTAGGAGCATGACGATGCGATCGCTTCAGTCTTTTCTTGCTAGCCCAGATTGCTCAAATGCTGAGTCAAAAAATCAATAAAGATCTGAACTCGAAGCGAATATCGGCGGTTGGGCAGGTAAAGGGCATAGATGTCTGTATCAAGATTGGCTTGAGGATGAAACTGAAAATCGGTTAACACAGCTTGCAATTTGCCAGCTTGAATATCTTCATTAATTAACCAGGTCGGCATCAAAATTAGACCCACACCATCCAGGCAAACTTGACGCAGCACTTCAGAGTTATTCACATTCAGGGAACCATTAACCTTGATGTCACAGACTTCCTCGTAACGCTTGAACCGCCAAATTTCGTCCCCTGTGGCGTAGGTAAAGCACAAACAATTGTGGTGGATTAAATCATCGGGATGAGTTGGAATGCCGTAACGCTCGAAATAAGCTGGACTTCCGCATACCAAACGGGTATGAGATGCTAGTTTGCGGAGAATCAGGCGATCGCTAGAGCGCTCAAGATTGCCAATGCGAATCACCAGATCAAGATCTTCTTCAACCAGGTTTGCTAACCCATCGCTCAAGCGCAGATCTAGCTTGACTTGGGGATACTGAGCCAGAAATTTACTCAAGAGTGGTGCAATTAGAGTAGAACGGTGAGTTACTCAAGCACTGCTTGCCAGGAGGCAACCATGACATTGACGATACTTCAGATTTCATTTGTCCCTGGTGTTTAGTAGCAGAAACGCGATTGAATCGGGCAATTGAGCAGTTAAATTCACCGGTTGAAATTCAGAAAATCTGGTCTCCATTCGAGCTAAACCCAGATATGCCTGAAGCTGGAATGGATCGCATCGCAGCCAGAAGTTTGGCAGTTGGGAATATTCGCGGCAATTGGATGCGAACACACTTCAAGCCACTCAAAACGATGGCATCGGATTTCGCTACGACTTAATGACCGTTACCCCAAACACGCTGAAAGCCCACCGATTGACGTGGTTTGCGGGACAACAAGGCAAAGCAACAGCAATGGCAGAACGGATTCTAAACGCTTATTTCACAGAAGGACAGAACATTGTCGAAGTTCAAGTCTTAACGGATCTAGCGACTGAAGTGGGTCTAGATGCAGAAGCAGCGAAAACTTTTCTGTTGTCGGATATAGGAATTCAAGAGATCCGAAACTTGGAACAACAAGCAATCGCTC
Protein-coding regions in this window:
- a CDS encoding DsbA family protein, whose protein sequence is MDANTLQATQNDGIGFRYDLMTVTPNTLKAHRLTWFAGQQGKATAMAERILNAYFTEGQNIVEVQVLTDLATEVGLDAEAAKTFLLSDIGIQEIRNLEQQAIAQGIHGVPHIRIGQTVVSGAQSIEVFLNTLQNAMAELSPA